One Synechococcus sp. Nb3U1 genomic window, TCTATCCAAACGATGGGAACCCTGTGCTACCGAGGTTATCCCCTGGCTTGTGGTTTTGGAGTCAGGAGTGGAGCGATTGCTTTGGTGGTGCCTCGGGTGTTCCCGGGGTCGATTTTCGCCAATGTTGCCTATGGGGTGAGGGCACAAGGGCAGCGGACGGAGCGCTTGTATTTGGAGGAGTGGGTGGCAAAATGTCTGACTTGGGTGGGGTTGGATGATCTGGTCGCCCGCTGGCAAGACTCGGCGGACTTGCTTTCTCCCGGAGAACAACAACAGTTGGCCTTAGCTCGAGGGCTGGCGATCAGGCCGGAGGTGCTGCTGCTGGATGAGCCGTGGACGGGGTTGGATGCGGTCACCCAGGAACATCTAAGTCAACTGCTGCGAAGTTTGCGCCAGCGTTGCGCCTTGGTGGTGACCAGTCGTCGCTATCAGGCTGCGGTGAGGATCGCGGATTGGCTGCTGCTGCTGGAGCGAGAAGAGGAGGGTGGGCGGTTTGTTGCGGCGGGATCCCCTCAGGAGTTGCTGATGACCCCACCCAGTCGAGTGGTGCAGGACTACCTATCCCGCTACATGAGAACTTGAGGGACGGGATCCCTGCAAGCCAATCTTAAGGGATTGATACTCCAGATAATTAATACTTATCTGGAGTATAAAAGTCTTTTCCTCCGGGAATCCCCCTTCCCAGTCCGAAATTCTCCCCAAAACCGCCCTCACCCCCAGGGATCCACCTCTCCGGTAACAGACAATGAACAGGGAACCCCCTATACCCACTGCGCCAAGATCAGATGAGCTACTACATCGCCCCCGCCTTTCTCAAAACGGTCGCCCTCCACTTAGTCAAAAACCATCTCGACCTCCGCCATGTGCG contains:
- a CDS encoding ATP-binding cassette domain-containing protein, with protein sequence MSDWPLFELEQFGIQVRGRTLLHGVSCRIPERQITAILGPERSGKTLLLHGLNGFMALLATQPDCSIQTMGTLCYRGYPLACGFGVRSGAIALVVPRVFPGSIFANVAYGVRAQGQRTERLYLEEWVAKCLTWVGLDDLVARWQDSADLLSPGEQQQLALARGLAIRPEVLLLDEPWTGLDAVTQEHLSQLLRSLRQRCALVVTSRRYQAAVRIADWLLLLEREEEGGRFVAAGSPQELLMTPPSRVVQDYLSRYMRT